One region of Trachemys scripta elegans isolate TJP31775 chromosome 8, CAS_Tse_1.0, whole genome shotgun sequence genomic DNA includes:
- the LMAN2 gene encoding vesicular integral-membrane protein VIP36, with amino-acid sequence MAAGPGGGGCARRGRWGRGCPVRGLLSGALLLLLASGLRRGAAELTDGNNEHLKREHSLTKPYQGVGSTSMPLWDFQGSTMLTSQYVRLTPDERSKEGSIWNRVPCFLKDWELHVHFKIHGAGKKNLHGDGFALWYTRERLMPGT; translated from the exons ATGGCGGCGGGtccgggaggaggcggctgcgcgCGCCGCGGGCGGTGGGGTCGGGGCTGCCCCGTGCGTGGCCTCTTGTCCggggcgctgctgctgctgctggcgtccGGGCTGCGGCGCGGGGCCGCCGAGCTCACCGACGGGAACAACGAGCACCTGAAGCGGGAGCACTCGCTGACCAAGCCCTACCAGG GGGTTGGTTCCACTTCAATGCCGCTCTGGGACTTCCAGGGGAGCACGATGCTCACCAGCCAGTATGTCCGCCTGACTCCTGATGAGCGCAGCAAAGAGGGCTCCATCTGGAACCGCGTG CCCTGTTTCCTCAAGGACTGGGAGCTCCATGTCCACTTCAAGATCCATGGAGCAGGCAAGAAGAACCTGCACGGGGATGGCTTTGCCCTGTGGTACACCCGGGAGCGCCTCATGCCAGGTACATAG